The Bactrocera dorsalis isolate Fly_Bdor chromosome 3, ASM2337382v1, whole genome shotgun sequence genomic interval tttttaaagctggatcagaatttttatgaaattttaaatattaaaattaaaaaaaaaatatgttaaattcgGATTTCTGTGATTTGAATATTGTTATTTcttcacatataaataaaatgaaaatgttgtgtatttatttttttgagctgcaatttagtaaattttatacctatataaagggtgattttttaagagcttgataactttttttaaaaaaaaaacgcataaaatttgcaaaatctcatcggttctttatttgaaacgttagattggttcatgacatttactttttgaagataatttcatttaaatgttgaccgcggctgcgtcttaggtggtccattcggaaagtccaattttgggcaactttttcgagcatttcggccggaatagcccgaatttcttcggaaatgttgtcttccaaagctggaatagttgctggcttatttctgtagactttagacttgacgtagccccacaaaaaatagtcttcttcttcttctttactggcgtagacaccgcttacgcgattatagccgagtcgatagtctaaaggcgttaaatcgcatgatcttggtggccaacttacgggtccatttcttgagatgaattgttgtccgaagttttccctcaaaatggccatagaatcgcgagctgtgtggcatgtagcgccatcttgttgaaaccacatgtcaaccaagttcagttcttccatttttggcaacaaaaagtttgttagcatcgaacgatagcgatcgccattcaccgtaacgttgcgtccaacagcatctttgaaaaaatacggtccaatgattccaccagcgtacaaaccacaccaaacagtgcattttttgggatgcatgggcagttcttgaacggcttctggttgctcttcaccccaaatgcggcaattttgcttatttacgtagccattcaaccagaaatgagcctcatcgctgaacaaaatttgtcgataaaaaagcggattttcacatttcgaaccgaacactgattttggtaataaaattcaatgatttgcaagcgttgctcgttagtaagtctattcatgatgaaatgtcaaagcatactgagcatctttctctttgacaccatgtctgaaatcccacgtgatctgtcaaatactaatgcatgaaaatcctaacctcaaaaaaatcaccctttactttgtagaattaaaaacaaaaaattaattcaaaaaattttttttttgcaaaatcgaaattaatttcTGCTATATGCTctatccttaattttttttaacgaatattaatgtttgtttttgagtttcttaaaaaaaaattgaaaattcaaatttaatttgttttaataatttcttatactacatatatttctgtaatacatatataatatcatataaattcttatacaatttattttatgcagttaaaatttatgttttctacaaaattttgttaagattgGTTTATACGTATGTATTAATGCGCTATATTTTATTCGACACcgcctttaaaaaaattatatgcactgctttgcttcaaaataataaaaaaaaattgaaatagaaaACATTTCATAAcacttattttaacaaaaaataaaataaatacaaaaaattataggaCAAAcactaaaaatgcatttaaagcaaatattcggCCAACTAATGGCATCCCGCCCACATGCTGAGCATATTTCACACAAtaacattaagaaaaaaattaaacacctaacaaaaataaagaaaattttactttgaaattaaaaataaatctaataaATTGCGCTTGAAGCACGCAGCTGTCGCTTATGCTGTGTCCAACCGCTGCCGCCGCCAACGCCGCACCGACCGCTACCACTACTACCACACTAGCAGCCACATACCAAAGCCCAACGCACAACGCCGTCGCCAACCGCCAGCGGAAATGAAccgtcaaacaaaaaatataataatttttgtacatattttcatattatgcgcgctcataatttattttatgaggCAAGAAATGGCTACAAATTAAAACTCACTGAAGCTTGAAAGAACTATGAACATTTTATtggtattttatttcaaaaattttattaatttagtttcttttatatttttcctccttaaaatatatttttataatgcgAATTTagtctaatatttttattgttgttctttCTTTCAACTTTTCTGTTCGCTTTAGAATTTGCGTGGGTGACGCTAACAACGAATGACACGTACTCGCTGGGCGCTTTGGTGTTGGCGCACTCGCTACGCCGCACCGGCACCGCCCATCAGCTGGCCGTCTTGGTGACGCCTGCCGTGTCGGCGGCCATGCGCCAGCGCCTACAAGATGTCTACAATGTCGTGCAGGAGGTGAATGTTTTGGACTCACAGGATGCCGCCAATTTGGCACTGCTCGCACGCCCCGAACTCGGTGTTACATTCACAAAACTGCACTGCTGGCGCCTCGTGCAATTCGAGAAGTGCGTCTTCCTCGATGCCGACACACTGGTGCGTATGAGCGCGCGATCACGCagacattaacattaacattttttttattctttgctTTGTCTCCCTTGTAGGTGCTGCAAAACAGCGATGAGCTGTTCGAGCGCGAGGAACTGTCGGCCGCACCCGATGTCAGCTGGCCCGACTGCTTCAACTCCGGTGTGTTCGTCTATCGTCCCAGCTTGGAGACGTTCGCCAAAATCACACAGTTCGCCATAGAGCATGGCAGTTTCGATGGCGGCGATCAGGGTTTGCTCAACTTGTACTTCGGCGATTGGGCGCAAAGCGACATTAAGAAGCACTTGCCATTCATCTACAATGTGGCCGCATTCGCTTCGTACTGCTACTTGCCCGCATTCAAACAGTGGGTGGCGTGTTCTTTTGCAaacgattttttcgaaaatttttgattttcatgcATTTCATTTGCGTTTTGTAGGTTCAGAGATAAGATTAAGATTTTGCATTTTGCGGGCAAATTGAAGCCATGGCTCATACAATTCAATTCCGAGAACCGCACAGCACTGACGCCCACAGAGTATGCGCACGCCGCCGACTTGATACAGCTCTGGTGGAGCATCTTCTGCGACAATGTGCACCAGCAGTTGTCCGATGATATGGTGAGTGTTTTTTaaatctcaaaaattaaaaaaaaatatgtatttcattattattatattttacttacctactcattattttatttttgaaattatttttatttatttttaatttgtttggaatttatttttgctaAACGCAAGCATAATTTCAACTGTTTTTGCTAGTTTATTTACCGTTTTATTACACTAAttacttaataatattaatttcttgaATTTTCGTGTTCGAATTTGTTCGATGAAACTAAATTGTTGCAAAATGCCTTTTTCCAAATTCCTTTACAAGTCTGCGCAAGGATTTAGTAGTGAATGTGAAGCTGTGGTGGTAAGATATGTAAGTCGAAGCGCTCTCTTAAACTACAACAATTATAACCTGCCCACATACATGCCTATATTTAGTAAACTTTAGCAATTTCACAGTTCCGCTATGTTAACTGAATGTTGTACAgcatcaatatatatatatacttgcatacatacatgtataagtatgtataaacacCTTTAAATACTCTTGAAAGCAAAGGTAGCGGgtatgcatttttttgttgtaaataattgATTTCGAAGTCACCATTCATAAgcgtgtgtaaatatttatatttagtgcGATGATAGAtgtcatataatacatatacatatacaatataaaaaattgattttttaagtttttttaaattaaaaaaaaaattgaaaaatatatattgaatataaaattaagaGTTTAGTCACTTTCCAATCGAATTTcaccaataaaatatatttatcaaaCTTTTTTTCTCCCTTTCAAATTCGGCCCTAACCTCACAATTTGTTCAGGCAGTATACATAAAACGTGGCGTTGGTTAATAGTAGGGTTTAGATTGGTTCATTTGTGGAgaggtttattaaaatttttatcttttattttttttcttattttcttaactacgctaatctaaaatttttttctaacctCTAACAGACAATAGGTGTAAGATTtcgaaaaaacttttaattagtACTATTGATTTTACCATAATGTTCATTAAAATTAGCCCTGACTGTATTCAATTACTTGATTGgtttaatttcaaaatagtgTTAAAGTcacgatttttttcgaaaatttattacgAATATTCAAGTATGCGTTGAGCACTATTAAGGCTAATCTAGTTACATAGATCGAAATACAGCTCTGATGTGAATGATTTATAGTAAAGCTTTAcgtaagagcttgataactttttttaaaaaaaacgcataaaatttgcaaaatctcatcggttctttatttgaaacgttagattggttcatgacatttactttttgaagataatttcatttaaatgttgaccgcggctgcgtcttaggtggtccattcggaaagtccaattttgggcaactttttcgagcatttcggccggaatagcccgaatttcttcggaaatgttgtcttccaaagctggaatagttgctggcttatttctgtagactttagacttgacgtagccccacaaaaaatagtctaaaggcgttaaatcgcatgatcttggtggccaacttacgggtccatttcttgagatgaattgttgtccgaagttttccctcaaaatggccatagaatcgcgagctgtgtggcatgtagcgccatcttgttgaaaccacatgtcaaccaagttcagttcttccatttttggcaacaaaaagtttgttagcatcgaacgatagcgatcgccattcaccgtaacgttgcgtccaacagcatctttgaaaaaatacggtccaatgattccaccagcgtacaaaccacaccaaacagtgcatttttcgggatgcatgggcagttcttgaacggcttctggttgctcttcaccccaaatgcggcaattttgcttatttacttagccattcaaccagaaatgagcctcatcgctgaacaaaatttgtcgataaacacatttcgaaccgaacactgattttggtaataaaattcaatgatttgcaagcgttgctcgttagtaagtctattcatgatgaaatgtcaaagcatactgagcatctttctctttgacaccatgtctgaaatcccacgtgatctgtcaaatactaatgcatgaaaatcctaacctcaaaaaaatcacccgttagtaaagATCTACGTTGACTGGAGACTTTATATGGAAGTTCGAAAacgagtttttcaatatttttgaactatcaaacatttaaatatataacaatttcaaaaaatatgttattagaACTCAAACTGTTTTCAAAACCTATTTCGAGTTTTCGAacattgaaaaattaagttttcaaaaattcaaaattttttttcggaacTGAGGAACATAAGTAAATATAGTCTTCAAATGTTTTGTTCCATAAAGCTTAACGATTGACCTATGTACATCCTTTTttcgagaaataaaaaaatcgaatttcgaaaaattcaaatttttaacctctttttttcaaatttgaggTAACAAACGAAATAtggttttaaataataataataatataaattttttcgagaaatgaaaaaaaccgaatatcgaaaaatggaaatttcgaacataattttacaaatttcggCTATTAAGCTAAATAtggttttaaataataataatataatttcaaaagaaGTCAtccacttttcaaaaaattcaacaatcgaatatttaaaaatggaaatttcgaactttaatttcgaaattttaggAATAAAGCTATGTACATATGGctttaaataacaataatactataaatccaaaaaaaatcaatagcATTTTTCAATTACGAAAAATCGAATAACTCGaactttatttttctaatttgagaaaatattaagCAGTAAACATCAAAATACATTCTATAAcgaattttcgaacattgagaaaaataaaaattcggaAAATCGAACAATTTAAATGAGGAAACTGTATTTAAACTATGCAAACTGCATAAGTGTTAACAGTTTCTGAACATTCTATATACAATTTTCGaataatgaaaatatcgaatttcGAAAATGCTACTTTCTTGAACTATTTTGTTATTAGAGATTAATAGTTTTTggacaattaattttaattaataatttaaacttaataaaaaattctatagCAAATTTCCAACTTCGAGTCGAATGCATCGAACTTTTCTTTATCATTTGGGGAACTTAAGCAAATTTGAAACAGtaaagattgaaaaaaattcaaaaaatcgaattactTTAGTGAGGAAATTaagaatattattaatatgcAAACCGCTTAAGTACCAAAGGTTTCTGTCCACACTATATAAAATTTTGGGgtaatcaaaaatatcgaatttCGAAAATGGGAACTTCcccatttttatacttttttatttgaagtatatatattttaaatcgtATAAAAGTAAATGCATTAAATCATAAAtactaagaaaatttttatcttCGAAAAATCGAATTCGTGGAACTTCTTTTTATCACTTGAGCGTTTTAAACAAGTACAAATTTTAAACAGTACGCAtcgaaaaagttcgaataattggtatttcgaattttcgaacattgaTAAATTCgagattcgaaaaaaaaaatttaattaagagcAAAAAGGAGATggagaatgaaaatatttaaaattttcaaaccgtgctaacaaaatatttaggtacaaaacaaaattaaatatttttaacaaataaaagctTTCACAATCTCAATTAAAGCAAGTTATTCTTCTTTTCCCCcaacttacatattttttgaacatattaaaaaataaattctaaaatccaaggataatattttcgaaaggacacttttaaataaataattttacaggaCAGATAGGTGAGAAACATTGAAAGAACTAGAGGCTAtctcaaaaatttagttttagagTTTGTGCAGTATTTCGATGATTGGAAAAAGCGCTGGCATTAGTGTAAAGTACTAAATGTGCACTATTTtaaaagcaacagcaataagttgacaaatgaatatatatttttttgtttcaataaacaaaaattcacGTCTCTTTCGAACGCACCTCGTATGCAACTAATTAAGCTTTGCAAATAGACGATAATCAACGCAAACATTTCAAAAACGCATTGCGTTCAAATAGTTTTCAACACTTAACTAAAACATTAGACTCGACGTTGTTAAAGGCGCACACACACTTgggcaaatatttttgttttcgttctaAGCGTGTCGCtctaaaaatacacacatttgtacaCTGAAATACATACACAAGCAATGAGGTCAAAAGCTTTGTATACTtctgcaattaaaatatttgtttatttacaatttttggttatttcgAATTTATTCTTTCAATTGCAAAATATCTATTGGCTGttaatattgtttggcaaatatTGTGAACTCATTTCTTATGCATTAAAGCCTTATTTATTAGCACAACCCCCACTAGTTTGGCTATTTTTGGCAACCACTGTACAAACTGCCGCTGTTTGATGGATTAATGGATAAATAGTGCGGACTTTTGTGGCCAAAGTgttttgattaaatatttaatttcgaaatttcaataatatttttttgccacAAACATGTCACTAGTTGGGTAAATAAGTCAAAATAGTGCTAAAATATTTCTTGTGTGTTTTGATATTCTGATTTTCATCTTTAATCCATTTGCGCTAAATTGTGGCAGCTGAGAGCCTCAACAAGAAAAATAGATACGTACACATTTTGCGTTTATTTCGCTtatgaatatgtgtatataaacatatatattatatatatatacaattatatgtatgtataaccaaTTTTGCGCATCTGCAGTTGACTTTTCGTTGCCAACACCCCGAAATCAAGTCATGGCCGCCACACCCAAATCACTTTCCACGCATAATTGGCGCAATCGCCTCtgtttcatttcaaatttttcgatGAAATCTGCGCAAATTTTcccacgtacatatgtatgtgcctgtGTTTATGCATAATTCACTGTTATTCTGAAGTGTGATTAGCGCAGCAACAAATTGGCATTTGGCCAGCGAGAGCGGCATAAACAAATTGTTCATAGTTTATTTATACAATGACAGAGAAAATAGATTaaggatatattatatatacctaTGTACGAGTTTATACCTATAATGTGTAGATATATTgcgttttgagaaaaaattttgatattttaaaacaaattaaatattcaacaaaattggattaaaaataaaatttatttccgttaaagaaaattttcaattctagAAAAAGTGAAGAGTTCTGCAGTATAGGGAATATTGAATGTAGTTGTTTTCTGACCTCGATGCAATGCGAATGCTTCTAGAATAGATTATTTCATCCAGAATGCCAAATTCTAGGCCACTTTGAagcgaatttttttaattctcataTATCGAAAAAAGGTATAGgaacattttttggtaaaaataatatgatttttttattatttttgaggctaaaaaattatgtataatatttttcatagagAACATTATATTTTAGACCCCCACCATAGAATAGCATTCGTTCATTGTCGAGCCTTTACCAAACTAATGCATTTCTAAAAATTCCTACATAAAAACATATCGAGTGGGAGGTTCtatcataacatttttttctgcgAATTATATCAGGTTTAAGCTTGgttgatgtttttgttttttaccaTTAACTATCTTAATTCCACCTGAACTATCTCTTGTACcagttttagaaatattttcgaagcctCCTTGTAGGAACTATATACCATCTTAATTTTCATCAGCTTGGACTAAGAAATGATGACTAATGACTAATATATAATATCCATCATCTTTAGGGAGTTTCTAGCTCATTTCAAATGTATTTTTGTGAGCCTATTAgcctatagcctatagctgtgatttaaatatgtataccaTGTATCAAAATGCCCAAATATACGTAAGAGATGTCAAATTCATAAACTAATTTAGACCATAGGCATATTTCGGAGGCACATAGTTATGTGCTTAAAGACGAGAGAACTTTAAGAGCTTCTACAGCGTGTCTTAGATTTGATAACACAGCGTTTTCCAATAAGTGTGATatgatttctacaaaaaaagacattaattgttaaggaaataaTGTGAAGTAGAATTGATACAGTAAggttctgaatataacatcattcaaatggcctccacgacttcttttaCAGAACGAGTTCGATGAACTCAATTTCTGACTACTTTTTCTACTAAATCAAGTCGGATGTCATGAATAGCATGTTCAACATTCACTCCTAAAACTTAaaagtctggtttattgctaaagactaATGAACCTCACAAGAAATAGTCTAATGGCGTTAAATCCCAACTTATTGACGACCATTCagtgtcacaatttcttgaaacaaTTGAATCTTCAAACTTTTATTGCAATAACAAATACTCTGTGGAACGTAGCCCCATattgttggaaccagatattGTAAAGATCAAATTCTTTCGTTTGTGACCATAAAAAggtggttatcatcgatctatagtATACTGCTCTGCATTTACTGTAACGTTGTCGACAGCTTCTTTCAAAAGAAGTACCAAACTGCCagtttagataaaaaaaatggttgttcatgaataatttgttgattttctcttcgatagttttgtttgtttatctCACCAATAAGGTGATAAGGAGCCTCATCCGAgcagatgattttcttaaaataattgtcATGGTTCTAGGGAAAATCAGCAATTTAACCATGTTTACGGTGTTCCAATGGCTTCAGTACTTCAGTGAGAAAAACTTTATGCGGATGCAAGCccgccaggttgtggtttgagacagttCCGTTTCCTGAGAACGGCTTGGAATCAACAAATTGCGATCTTCAGAAACACTTGcttgaacggcagcaatattttctttacttcgAGCTGTACTTTGTCATGACGTACTCAAATGGCCGAAATGAActtaaaaatcatataatctcTATTGGAAAACCCTATATCTGAAAACAAATGATGTTTTTCGGAAACTGACCTTAGGCAAACAGGTGAACATTACACAGagtacttatatattatatatccttcaaaaatgttgaaacaagATGAGAActccaaattattttgaaacaaaaaactactGTTACCCAACAAAGACCttacacaaataaatacagCTTCAAATTCAGGTTATAATTACTCCTTTGCGCCATTTATtcaattcgaaatattttttttttagaaaactttaaGCGTTTAAAGCATTTCTGCATGCTGTTACTAGTTCTAATAGCTAAATATAACTACCGTTATGCATATATGATTTCTTATTTTACACCAATTATTACTAACAACTgctaaaagttatatatatttttatatttttctaatacttAACATGccaaatgaaataataaaacccaactaaattttccaaaaaaccaaaattcaaaaacaaaaatcataatttgtaTTCGAAACGCATTTATGCCTTAACTCATATGAATGTGCTATCTCCAAATTATGCTAAAAACATACCAAAAACACTATTGGCCTGCTTTGTGATTGAAACGAAACGAAAACCGATACGAAACCCGACAACGAATCGCTAAATTGTACGAAACGAACAAATGTCCTTGGCACGCAGTGTGGCGCCATTGTTCATTATTACTATCACTATCGACCCGAACcaccagcacaacaacaacacgatcATTACTATCATCATTACGAACATGAGCAacaccatcatcatcaacagcagcaacacgAACATTCACCGTCGCCGAATTATTACGAGTTCGAAGAAATTAAAGAGTTTCGCGATCCTTGGGAAGATTACTATGAGAATTTAGCCAGAGAGAGTGAGCAGCACCATGAACAACATTATGAACCCGAACAACACCATCACGAACAACATTATGAGCAAGAGCAACACCATCACGAGCAACACTATGAACCAGAACAACACCATCACGAACAGCATCAGCACGAAGAACATCACCAACACGAATGGCAACAGCCAGCCGCAGAGCCAACACACGAGTGGCAAAACAGAGAGCAAGAACAATCAAGACAAGCGCATAGTGAGGCTAATTATGAGCGAGAACAAGCTGCCGCTGTTGAAACCCCACAatcacagcagcaacaacaagagtaCCATGAACAAAAAGACAAGCCAATAGAACAATATCAGGCACCTGCATCCCATGAGTCCCATGGAACGCATGTTAGTCCTGTTAGCCATGAATCCCATGAGCAAAGTACAAAACCTTCAACAAGCAAAAGTGTTGAAGCCACTGCCACTGAGCAACGAGTTTATGAAGCTGATATTCATAAAGAGAGCACTGCCCAAAAACAACAAGACTCCTCATCTGTAAAGCAAAAATCACAGAGTACAGATGGGACAAAGAAAAAAACCGTTAGCACTAGGTCTAGTACAGATAAGCAAGCATTCCGTAGTGAAGATGTGAATGAAAttgaaagagaaaacaaaaacaaaactaatgaAAAGAATGAGGTAAAGTGACATGTCACGATCATATGACACACTCATGACATACTCAAGTGCTAAATAGTTGAACTTCATTTATCTAGTATTATTTATAAAGCACTCCATACGATTTCGGGTATAGAAATGTATATTATTACGGGCCTAGTTGGTGTTGCATAGAGGCATATTtagtaaaaacaaacatttttaaagtgaaattgtCTGTAAATATTTGGGAGTTGCCAGATTTGTTGAAACTATCAGTTTGGTATTATATATACTAGTTGTATCACTAGTTGTATTCGATGGTATTACTAGCGCATGTCATTATTTTTGGCCTAGGCGGGCTTTTGTTATACTATTCAAGGTGCATACCCTTcgctttcaataaaaaattaaaaaaatattttgtggtcTAACGTTAAAACTTTGTTGAGAATACACTGCCTTTTCAGACACTACTCATTgcttcattaaattttcatttgcaaactttaatactttttcaatCATTTTGTCAAAAACCATTTTGACTCGCCATGTCAAAAATCATGTCATGCTATCGCTAGTTCTGTCAGCCATCTTGTGTcaaagtaaaattatatttgccATTCCATCGTTTGAAGTAAAGTATTTTCATGTCATTATGATCGTGTAAGTCATTACATTTATCATTTCTAATTTCATTAGTTTGCTTAGTTAGGCATATAAAATGCTGTCATTTGTATTGTCAACAGTCATGTCATGAGTTGAGCCCATTGTCATGTCATGAGTTAAACTAGCTGTCATCTTATAAGTCTCGTTGATAGTTTTGCTAAAATCACGTTATGAGTCAAGCCGTCAAATCATGGATTTAATGTTGTATTAAGTCCCATGTGTCATCTGTCATATGTCATGAGTCACGTCAATTGTCTTGTTTCTAGTAatagtcaaaaaatatttaatataaaatgtagaTTTATCAAGTCAATTGTCTTTATGCTATATAATTCATATATCgtcatatttatattcattcgTACCGTCTTTCGTCATAATTTTGCTGTCAGTTCGTGTGCTTGTCATTTTACTCAttcatttgtttatgttttctaATCAAATATTCATTCATTCACCATCAACGCACGAATTGCTTACTGCGATATCTTAATCCTAAGAAAAggaatacataaaataattaaaaaaaaaattgacaaaaattaaaatatttaaatatattgagaAAGGACCTATATTGAGGGTAAGAAAGAAGGTCAGCAAATAATGTGTTTTCAAGTTATTTTCTGCAGCATATTTAAGGGTTCGGTGTTCATACAGTTCtcattgtttataaataaaaattagcgTTATAAAGATAAATCAGCtgttaccagtaataaatgtgaaaacaatAGCTAAAAGATGTTTAAGTTCTCACTTCAGATCGCCTTAGATATTTTATTCCAATGACTCTTTTATCTTatctaacaaattttcttttgactTGGGTCCAAACATGTCTAGGTTATGTCTTTTCCAAAGTTGTATCCCAGCAGTAATAACTGAATATCTTAAAATCGGAGTTTATTACATAAATTGAGTTTCTTTGTAGAAGAGCAGGATTACTGACCATATAAAGCAGTTCTTCCGTAAGCTGGGAATAC includes:
- the LOC105231209 gene encoding putative uncharacterized protein DDB_G0271606 isoform X2 → MSKFAWVTLTTNDTYSLGALVLAHSLRRTGTAHQLAVLVTPAVSAAMRQRLQDVYNVVQEVNVLDSQDAANLALLARPELGVTFTKLHCWRLVQFEKCVFLDADTLVLQNSDELFEREELSAAPDVSWPDCFNSGVFVYRPSLETFAKITQFAIEHGSFDGGDQGLLNLYFGDWAQSDIKKHLPFIYNVAAFASYCYLPAFKQFRDKIKILHFAGKLKPWLIQFNSENRTALTPTEYAHAADLIQLWWSIFCDNVHQQLSDDMCGAIVHYYYHYRPEPPAQQQHDHYYHHYEHEQHHHHQQQQHEHSPSPNYYEFEEIKEFRDPWEDYYENLARESEQHHEQHYEPEQHHHEQHYEQEQHHHEQHYEPEQHHHEQHQHEEHHQHEWQQPAAEPTHEWQNREQEQSRQAHSEANYEREQAAAVETPQSQQQQQEYHEQKDKPIEQYQAPASHESHGTHVSPVSHESHEQSTKPSTSKSVEATATEQRVYEADIHKESTAQKQQDSSSVKQKSQSTDGTKKKTVSTRSSTDKQAFRSEDVNEIERENKNKTNEKNEAGLAGALSQLRLGEQRTPEQEAYEQLMRRQCWEAGQIDYTGRDAFDNIWKKITQTLESKPGATPPQEEDKSGGNAAAEAAESERLERINRMLQESAEKLEELKVEDVFTRPLLAAPTNTAATRSRSPARQQNTNTNNNNTNLKISNNNNNNDTNTQRSLKRTASPRPVQQQQQQRQVQTQQQLLQLQEQQQQQQAIQRELQQQQELQRQLLQQQQQELKRQLQQQEHERALQRQLQQQEHERAIQRQLQQQEHERAIQRQLQQQQQVTVQRQVQQQQQVTVQKQAQQVTVQRQVQQQQVTVQSQGQQQQVIVQRQLQQQQVTVQRQAQQQEVIAQRHLQQQQVTVQRQAQQQQVTAPREAPQPVPLSSKIPPPLLSPPIQQQPLPQTQQLLRPQQQQPTTQQPQRPPRQNQHHQQQQQQLPQTSQQAQAQGASAKQLANKSNRKSK